The Corynebacterium poyangense genome includes a window with the following:
- a CDS encoding FtsW/RodA/SpoVE family cell cycle protein — MSVLKQLTARRTEMALLIVATVFIAITLVNLELSQGNALSTEMLWVIGGFIVIFTLAHLALCILAPQADQIMLPVTSVLNGLGLVMIYRLDLATEAGLVNRQILWSLVGIALMITVLVVLPDYRVLTRYSYLLGLVGLVLLALPLAWPTAINADARIWINFGPFSVQPGEFSKILLLLFFAQLLVNKRALFTVAGYRFLGMDFPRLRDLAPVLAVWAFAMIIMAGANDFGPALLLFITVLGMVYLATGRASWLLIGVVLIAIGAVGLYFISDKIQERVAYFLDPTSGYQLSMALFGMSFGGISGTGIGQGYPYLVPVAESDYILAAIGEELGFVGLTAVLLLFAVFITRGFRTAMQARDSYGTLLAAGLSLTIAVQVFVVGAGITALLPMTGLTTPFMSQGGSSLMANYILLGLILRISHIARSPQKEQPVASLSAAPAGGN; from the coding sequence ATGTCCGTCCTCAAACAGCTCACCGCTCGCCGCACTGAAATGGCGCTGCTGATTGTCGCTACGGTCTTTATTGCTATTACCCTAGTGAACTTGGAACTAAGCCAAGGAAATGCACTGAGCACTGAGATGCTGTGGGTTATTGGCGGGTTCATCGTAATCTTCACCCTCGCCCACCTCGCACTGTGTATTCTCGCGCCTCAAGCCGATCAAATCATGCTGCCGGTTACCTCCGTGCTCAACGGCTTAGGGCTAGTCATGATCTATCGCCTTGACCTCGCCACCGAAGCTGGTTTGGTTAATCGCCAGATTCTGTGGTCATTGGTGGGCATTGCCTTAATGATCACCGTGCTTGTGGTCCTCCCGGATTATCGAGTACTTACTCGCTATAGCTACTTACTGGGTTTGGTGGGGTTGGTTCTTCTTGCCTTGCCCCTAGCCTGGCCTACCGCGATTAACGCCGACGCCCGCATCTGGATCAACTTTGGCCCCTTCTCTGTCCAACCCGGAGAGTTTTCCAAGATCCTGCTGTTGCTCTTTTTTGCTCAACTCCTAGTCAACAAACGCGCCTTATTCACGGTTGCCGGCTATCGCTTCCTCGGCATGGACTTCCCCCGGCTCCGAGACCTGGCACCTGTTTTAGCGGTATGGGCCTTCGCCATGATCATCATGGCCGGCGCAAATGACTTTGGCCCGGCGCTGTTGTTATTCATTACCGTGCTGGGGATGGTTTACCTCGCCACTGGCCGGGCATCCTGGCTACTTATTGGCGTGGTACTCATCGCCATCGGCGCCGTAGGTTTGTACTTTATTTCCGATAAGATCCAAGAACGCGTCGCCTACTTCCTGGACCCCACCTCTGGATACCAGCTATCCATGGCACTTTTCGGCATGTCTTTCGGCGGAATCAGCGGCACCGGAATTGGCCAAGGCTACCCCTACTTGGTGCCAGTAGCCGAGTCTGACTACATCCTGGCCGCGATCGGTGAAGAGCTCGGATTTGTTGGGCTTACCGCTGTGCTCCTGCTATTCGCCGTCTTCATCACCCGCGGTTTCCGCACTGCCATGCAAGCTCGGGATTCTTATGGAACCCTATTAGCCGCTGGTTTATCGCTGACCATCGCCGTCCAAGTTTTTGTGGTGGGTGCCGGTATCACTGCTCTGCTACCCATGACTGGTCTTACCACCCCCTTTATGTCCCAGGGTGGTTCCTCCCTGATGGCGAACTACATTCTGCTTGGGTTGATCCTCCGGATTTCCCACATTGCTCGTTCGCCCCAAAAAGAACAACCCGTTGCTAGCTTGTCCGCTGCTCCTGCTGGGGGGAACTAA
- a CDS encoding PP2C family protein-serine/threonine phosphatase yields the protein MTLYFDYAAASDRGLVRGNNEDSAYAGNYLLALADGMGGHAAGEVASQLMIRHLAQLDADPEDLDMAALLGSVAEDANQEIRSEAAQHVEYTGMGTTLTALLFNGTELALCHVGDSRGYRLRDGKLTQITKDDTFVQSLVDQGKLSPEDVSTHPRRSVILKAYTGEPVDPTLESFDAQPGDRWLLCSDGLSDPVTHSTIESTLSQGTPEEAARRLVDLALRSGGPDNVTVVIADIKEGDDNSRAQSIKNVPQTVGALAGEPEEDNWPDSSAGRAAAIQRRPATITPDGRSVPQPLTGHSSENDEPPLPDAAHVEEDSYSPRNTKSRWVWMISALVAVIALLLGGWALNSRLDRNFYLSVTDQQELLIQQGANYTIFGHDLHSPYQLACIDGSGDLRLLSPEDATQDRSCQVFKLNDLPESARGSVSSMPSGSYDSVKEDLQRLAAEALPACVTREGNKNQQEDKAGARTTPGVDCRIVQNTEEANR from the coding sequence GTGACGCTCTACTTTGACTATGCCGCCGCGTCCGACCGAGGCCTAGTACGCGGCAACAACGAAGACTCCGCCTACGCCGGAAACTATCTTTTGGCTCTTGCCGACGGCATGGGTGGCCATGCCGCCGGAGAAGTAGCTTCACAATTAATGATCCGGCACTTAGCCCAGCTTGATGCTGACCCAGAAGACTTAGACATGGCTGCGCTGCTCGGCAGCGTGGCAGAAGACGCCAATCAGGAAATTCGTAGCGAAGCGGCGCAGCATGTGGAATACACCGGGATGGGAACCACACTCACCGCGTTGCTCTTTAACGGCACCGAACTAGCCTTGTGCCATGTTGGTGATTCCCGTGGATACCGGCTCCGCGATGGCAAACTCACCCAGATAACAAAAGATGACACCTTTGTGCAGTCCCTGGTAGATCAGGGCAAACTCTCCCCGGAAGATGTCTCTACCCATCCTCGGCGCTCAGTGATTTTGAAGGCCTACACTGGCGAGCCGGTCGATCCTACCCTGGAAAGTTTCGACGCCCAACCGGGTGATCGCTGGCTTCTATGCTCGGACGGATTATCTGACCCAGTTACTCATTCCACTATTGAAAGCACCCTCAGCCAGGGCACTCCCGAAGAAGCAGCACGTCGCCTGGTGGATTTAGCGCTACGCTCAGGAGGACCGGATAATGTCACCGTTGTTATCGCTGACATTAAAGAGGGAGATGACAACTCCCGGGCGCAGTCAATAAAGAACGTCCCCCAAACCGTAGGCGCCTTAGCGGGGGAACCTGAAGAAGACAACTGGCCGGATTCTTCGGCTGGACGGGCGGCAGCTATTCAACGTCGCCCGGCTACTATTACCCCGGATGGTCGCAGTGTTCCCCAACCTTTAACCGGGCACTCCTCCGAAAATGACGAACCGCCACTCCCGGATGCTGCCCACGTTGAGGAAGATTCGTACTCACCGCGCAACACCAAAAGCCGATGGGTGTGGATGATTAGTGCACTGGTCGCCGTTATTGCACTGCTTCTTGGTGGGTGGGCGCTCAACAGCCGCCTAGATCGGAATTTCTATCTCAGCGTCACCGACCAGCAGGAACTACTTATTCAACAAGGTGCTAACTACACTATTTTCGGCCATGACCTCCACTCCCCTTACCAACTCGCCTGCATTGATGGCAGCGGTGACCTGCGGCTGCTCAGCCCAGAAGATGCTACCCAGGACAGGAGCTGCCAGGTTTTCAAGCTGAATGATCTACCAGAATCTGCGCGAGGCTCGGTGAGCTCTATGCCTAGCGGCTCCTATGACAGTGTCAAAGAAGATCTACAGCGCCTCGCAGCGGAGGCCCTTCCGGCCTGCGTTACCCGAGAAGGCAACAAGAATCAACAAGAAGATAAAGCTGGGGCCCGAACCACCCCTGGGGTGGATTGCCGTATAGTCCAAAACACCGAGGAGGCCAACCGCTAA
- a CDS encoding FHA domain-containing protein FhaB/FipA produces the protein MESLIMLIMKIGLLVLLWFFVLMAVRAMKRDSDNVSGSLPAQGNGSVVSHGGSSIRRTPPATRLQIVEGPLQGSYLEVDQIDDIVIGRGKDCTFQVGDDYASSHHARLFKRGNDWFIEDLASRNGTYLGGYRIEQPERVAVGSDIKVGRTTVRLVP, from the coding sequence ATGGAATCACTCATCATGCTGATCATGAAGATCGGCCTTTTGGTGCTGTTGTGGTTCTTTGTTCTCATGGCGGTTCGTGCCATGAAACGGGATTCAGATAATGTTTCTGGATCACTGCCCGCCCAAGGCAACGGGTCTGTCGTTTCACATGGTGGAAGCAGTATACGTCGCACTCCCCCTGCCACCCGGCTACAAATTGTTGAAGGCCCGCTCCAAGGTTCTTATCTGGAGGTTGACCAAATCGATGACATCGTCATTGGCCGCGGGAAGGATTGCACTTTCCAAGTTGGGGATGACTATGCCTCCTCGCACCATGCCCGATTATTTAAGCGGGGCAATGATTGGTTCATTGAGGATCTCGCTTCTCGTAACGGCACCTATCTTGGTGGATACCGTATTGAGCAGCCGGAGCGCGTGGCTGTAGGGAGTGATATCAAAGTTGGTCGAACAACGGTGAGGTTGGTTCCGTGA
- a CDS encoding DUF3662 and FHA domain-containing protein, which yields MSVLGRFAKIDSAMQRGLDNGFAFVFGGRVVPAEIDELIKQELEDNLTRSPQGTITAPNVIRVSVSPKDRDNLSSHYPNLPESFAEQMMRLCRNRGWILEGPPTVIVEAEEGMRTGQLRASSSISPHPAESSGFDSRHLELIPEESESMHQSRQQASPPWETEYFPAAGGGFPAPSTAQSHQPHHEEDQVNQPVPPKESELTVSLLLQDGSSRTYLVHEGSNTIGRSNDVDFRLPDTGVSRQHAEITWDGRDAVLVDLQSTNGTTVNDTPVENWLLADGDIITLGHSHIEVRITGNPQN from the coding sequence GTGTCTGTCCTAGGACGTTTCGCCAAAATTGACAGTGCCATGCAGCGTGGCCTCGATAATGGGTTCGCTTTCGTTTTTGGGGGACGCGTGGTTCCCGCTGAAATCGATGAACTTATTAAACAGGAACTTGAAGATAATTTGACCCGTTCTCCCCAAGGAACGATCACTGCACCGAATGTCATTCGCGTCAGTGTCAGCCCAAAAGATAGGGATAATCTTTCTTCTCACTATCCCAACCTCCCGGAGTCTTTCGCAGAACAGATGATGCGGTTGTGCCGGAACCGAGGCTGGATTTTAGAAGGCCCACCAACCGTCATTGTGGAAGCGGAGGAAGGAATGCGCACCGGACAGCTTCGCGCATCGTCGTCCATTTCCCCACACCCCGCAGAAAGTAGTGGCTTTGATTCCCGCCACCTTGAGCTAATACCTGAGGAAAGTGAGTCAATGCATCAGTCACGCCAGCAAGCGTCTCCCCCTTGGGAAACTGAGTATTTTCCGGCCGCCGGTGGTGGTTTCCCTGCCCCATCCACAGCTCAATCTCATCAACCCCATCACGAAGAAGACCAGGTTAACCAGCCGGTCCCGCCCAAGGAATCGGAGCTCACGGTAAGTCTATTGCTTCAAGACGGTTCCTCTCGGACCTACTTGGTCCATGAAGGTTCTAACACTATTGGCCGTTCCAATGATGTTGATTTTCGTCTCCCTGATACCGGGGTGTCCCGCCAACACGCCGAGATCACCTGGGATGGCAGAGACGCCGTACTCGTTGATTTGCAATCCACCAACGGAACCACGGTCAATGACACCCCGGTAGAGAATTGGCTCTTGGCTGATGGTGACATCATCACTCTGGGCCATTCACATATCGAAGTCCGCATAACCGGTAACCCCCAGAACTAA